One genomic window of Parus major isolate Abel chromosome 11, Parus_major1.1, whole genome shotgun sequence includes the following:
- the CDH15 gene encoding cadherin-15, translating to MGPPLLLACLLAPLCARGASPAQPGAAAPQAWRQHEAPRRVKRAWVIPPISVSENHKRIPHLLVQIKSDKQQPGGVIYSIKGPGVDEEPLGIFSIDKFSGKVFLNAMLDREENDRYRLRAFALDLGGVTLEDPTDLEIIVVDQNDNRPLFRQDVFTGRVLEGAEPGTCVMTVDATDADDPDTDNAALRYSILEQGSAGMFSINATTGEICTARPGLDRETMGVYNLTVQAADMSGDGLTTTAMAVIYLEDINDNPPEFTKEEFSMEVEEQAAGVDVGKVFVHDKDLAGSPSWLAKFTILEGDPEGAFAIRTDPHTNDGVLSVVKPLDHEVRDRFELTVSVQNERPLEPSVPASPRALATVRVRVRDVNEAPVFRENPRRISVLEGTPPGTPITTYTASDPDTHQIQTLTYALLYDPADWLQLEPHAGTVRTKRELLHPSAFLQGGWYIALLLARDDAEPPLSATGTLSIEILEVNDHAPQLQPQAGVLCGRPGRGGTLLLGATDDDRPPHGAPFHFQLSPQHPQLSRNWSLARFNVTHAVLAVLAELPEGPYSLPLLLRDSGTPPREQQQLLNVSVCHCGRDGTCLDGVLAAATAGAGITLGALMIILGSTILLLVLAGLGAARVRGRRRALRKGLLQRSRDDMRDNILNYDEQGGGEEDQDAYDINQLRHPELFSPRAKPPLRRDAPLSSGTPLAPRKLPSSPSDIEDFINEGLEAADSDPSVPPYDTALIYDYEGSGSVASPLSSIVSSLTDEDQDYDYLSEWGPRFRRLADLYGH from the exons ATGGGCCCCCCGCTCCTCCTCGCCTGCCTGCTCGCCCCGCTCTGCGCTCGG ggtgccagcccagcccagcccggcgCTGCAGCCCCCCAGGCCTGGCGGCAGCACGAGGCCCCTCGGCGGGTGAAGAGGGCCTGGGTGATCCCGCCCATCAGTGTCTCGGAGAACCACAAGCGCATCCCCCACCTCCTGGTGCAG ATCAAGTCAGACAAGCAGCAGCCCGGAGGGGTCATCTACAGCATCAAAGGGCCGGGGGTGGATGAGGAGCCCCTGGGCATCTTCTCCATCGACAAGTTCAGCGGGAAGGTTTTCCTCAACGCCATGCTGGACCGGGAGGAGAACGATCGCTACCGG CTGAGAGCCTTCGCACTGGACCTGGGCGGTGTCACCCTGGAGGACCCCACTGACCTGGAGATCATCGTGGTGGACCAGAACGACAACCGGCCGCTCTTCCGGCAGGACGTGTTCACTGGCCGTGTGCTGGAGGGGGCTGAGCCAG GGACCTGTGTGATGACGGTGGACGCCACCGACGCCGACGACCCCGACACGGATAACGCGGCTCTGCGCTATTccatcctggagcagggctctgccGGGATGTTCAGCATCAACGCCACCACCGGGGAGATCTGCACCGCACGGCCCGGCCTGGACCGGGAG ACCATGGGGGTGTACAACCTGACGGTGCAGGCGGCCGACATGTCCGGGGACGGGCTGACCACCACGGCCATGGCCGTCATCTACCTGGAGGACATCAACGACAACCCTCCCGAGTTCACCAAGGAGGAG TTCTCCATGGAGGTGGAGGAGCAGGCGGCGGGTGTGGACGTGGGCAAGGTTTTTGTTCACGACAAGGACCTGGCGGGCTCGCCCAGCTGGTTGGCCAAATTCACCATCCTGGAGGGCGACCCCGAGGGCGCCTTCGCCATCCGGACCGACCCCCACACCAACGACGGCGTGCTCTCCGTGGTCAAG CCGCTGGACCACGAGGTGCGGGACCGCTTCGAGCTGACGGTGTCGGTGCAGAACGAGCGGCCGCTGGAGCCCTCGGTCCCCGCCAGCCCCCGGGCCCTGGCCACGGTGCGGGTGCGGGTGCGGGACGTCAACGAGGCTCCCGTGTTCCGCGAGAACCCGCGGAGGATCAGCGTCCTGGAGGGGACACCCCCGGGCACCCCCATCACCACCTACACCGCCAGCGACCCCGACACCCACCAGATCCAGACCCTCAC CTACGCGCTGCTCTACGACCCCGCGgactggctgcagctggagccgCACGCCGGCACCGTCCGCACCAAGCGGGAGCTGCTGCACCCGTCCGCCTTCCTGCAGGGCGGCTGGTACATCGCCCTGCTGCTCGCCCGCGACGATG ccgAGCCCCCGCTCTCGGCCACCGGCACCCTCTCCATCGAGATCCTCGAGGTGAACGACCACGCTCCGCAGCTGCAGCCGCAGGCCGGGGTGCTCTGCGGGCGGCCGGGACGCGGGGGGACCCTGCTCCTGGGGGCCACCGACGATGACCGACCCCCCCATGGAGCCCCCTTCCACTTCCAGCTcagcccccagcacccccagctctcccgCAACTGGAGCCTCGCCCGCTTCAATG TGACCCACGCCGTGCTGGCCGTGCTGGCGGAGCTGCCCGAGGGGCCCTACTCGCTCCCGCTGCTGCTCCGGGACTCGGGGACCCCCCCgcgggagcagcagcagctgctgaacgTCTCGGTGTGTCACTGCGGCCGGGACGGCACCTGCCTGGACGGGGTCCTGGCCGCGGCCACCGCCGGGGCTGGCATCACCCTCGGGGCTCTCATGATCATCCTGGGCAGCACCATCCTCCTCCTTG tgctggcagggctgggcgCTGCGCGGGTGCGCGGGCGCCGCCGGGCTCTGCGCAAGGGGCTCCTGCAGCGCTCTCGGGACGACATGCGCGACAACATCCTCAACTACGACGAGCAGGGCGGGGGCGAGGAGGACCAG GACGCCTACGACATCAACCAGCTCCGGCACCCCGAGCTCTTCTCCCCCCGGGCCAAGCCCCCCCTGCGCAGGGACGCCCCGCTCAGCTCCGGGACCCCCCTGGCCCCCCGCaagctgcccagcagcccctccGACATCGAGGATTTCATCAACGAG gggctggaggcGGCTGACAGTGACCCCAGCGTGCCCCCCTATGACACCGCCCTCATCTACGACTACGAGGGCTCGGGCTCGGTCGCCAGCCCCCTCAGCTCCATCGTGTCCAGCCTGACGGACGAGGACCAGGACTACGATTACCTGAGCGAGTGGGGGCCCCGCTTCCGCCGCCTGGCCGACCTCTACGGGCACtag
- the SLC22A31 gene encoding putative solute carrier family 22 member 31 produces the protein MALGGSRPRARRAAGGWVPCLALALGWALGWALGTEPPHRCRPDTALLPPPLRRLGGPALLRAAVPRLRGGWSPCQLYRYPHGDPRPNGTGPCTRGWHYALPAAGLRANLVTQWDLVCASRWKVPLEQSTHLLGWALGSVTAGLACDRFGRRPTFLLSLALAVPLGLGVALAVDFLMVLVARLLFGAALAGAFLALYVARLELCDPPHRLGVTMVAGFFWIAGELLLPGLALLCRDWRVLQGAVTMILALLAACWWCPALLLESPRWLLATRQLERARKTLQALAEDNCPQDSLLTELEALSEGPPRPRYHSVCEICSTRVIWKNGVILGFAAFIGSGIRHCFTRNLVPHLPHFFSSHLVLLGTEAAACLFVCLTAERFGRRAILLLCTVLTGISSLLLLALTQYLLELIVLTLSVVGTAASHAVTMLSIFFASEVLPTVVRGAALGLVLGANFVGKAAAPITAIPNSRGFFLHHVVFASFAILAVLSIMLLPESQGRGLPQSLQDGESQRRPPLFRRPPREDHLPLLAPQAIPHDYSRLAASTKRMLRSPDAPREM, from the exons ATGGCGCTCGGGGGGTCGCGGCCGCGGGCCCGGCGGGCAGCGGGGGGGTGGGTGCCGTGCTTGGCgctggctctgggctgggcgCTGGGGTGGGCGCTGGGCACGGAGCCCCCGCACCGCTGCCGCCCCGACACcgcgctgctgccgccgccgctccgccgcCTCGGGGGCCCCGCGCTGCTCCGCGCCGCCGTTCCGCGCCTCCGCGGCGGCTGGAGCCCCTGCCAGCTGTACCGGTACCCCCACGGAGACCCCCGGCCCAACGGCACCGGGCCCTGCACCCGCGGCTGGCACTACGCGCTGCCCGCCGCCGGGCTCCGAGCCAACCTCGTCACACAG TGGGACCTGGTGTGTGCCTCTCGCTGGAAGGtgcccctggagcagagcacgcacctgctgggctgggcactgggCAGTGTCACCGCCGGCCTGGCCTGTGACAG GTTCGGCCGCCGTCCCAccttcctgctgtccctggcgCTGGCCGTGCCCCTGGGGCTCGGCGTGGCACTGGCTGTGGATTTCCTCATGGTCCTGGTGGCGCGGCTGCTCTTCGGGGCCGCGCTGGCAGGAGCTTTCCTCGCCCTCTACGTGGCAC ggctggagctgtgtgacCCCCCTCACCGGCTGGGGGTGACAATGGTGGCCGGATTCTTCTGGATCGccggggagctgctgctgccggggTTGGCCCTGCTGTGCCGGGACTGGCGGGTGCTGCAGGGCGCTGTCACCATgatcctggccctgctggccgCCTGCTGGTG GTGCCCggcactgctgctggagtcACCGCGCTGGCTGCTGGCCACGCGGCAGCTGGAGAGGGCCAGGAAGACCCTGCAGGCGCTGGCCGAAGACAACTGTCCCCAGGACAGTCTCCTCACGG AGCTGGAGGCCCTGTCCGAGGGGCCCCCGCGGCCCCGGTACCACTCTGTCTGCGAGATCTGCAGCACCAGGGTCATCTGGAAGAACGGCGTCATCCTCGGCTTCGCGGC GTTTATCGGCTCCGGCATCCGCCACTGCTTCACCCGCAACCTGGTCCCCCACCTGCCCCACTTCTTCTCCTCCcacctggtgctgctgggcaccGAGGCCGCCGCCTGCCTCTTCGTGTGCCTGACTGCCGAGCGCTTCGGGCGCCGCGccatcctcctgctctgcaccgTCCTCACCGgcatctcctccctgctgctgctggccctcaCCCAGT ACCTGCTGGAGCTCATTGTCCTGACCCTGTCCGTGGTGGGCACGGCCGCCTCCCACGCCGTCACCATGCTCAGCATCTTCTTTGCCAGCGAGGTTCTCCCCACCGTGGTCAG GGGCGCCGCCCTGGGCTTGGTCCTGGGGGCCAATTTCGTGGGCAAAGCCGCGGCGCCCATCACCGCCATCCCCAACAGCCGCGGCTTCTTCCTGCACCACGTCGTGTTCGCCTCCTTCGCCATCCTGGCCGTGCTCAGCATCATGTTACTGCCCGAGAGCCAGGGCCGGGGCCTGCCCCAGTCCCTGCAGGACGGCGAGAGCCAGCGCCGCCCGCCCCTGTTCCGCCGCCCGCCCCGTGAGGACCACCTGCCCCTGCTGGCCCCCCAAGCCATTCCCCACGACTATTCCCGCCTGGCCGCCTCCACCAAGAGGATGCTGCGCTCCCCGGACGCCCCCCGCGAGATGTAG